One Diospyros lotus cultivar Yz01 chromosome 1, ASM1463336v1, whole genome shotgun sequence genomic window carries:
- the LOC127810554 gene encoding histone-lysine N-methyltransferase ATXR6 isoform X2 yields the protein MVSGKATSAVVLRRRTQAPRPRSVRSRRDYSDAYCQECGSGENAAEMLLCDKCDLGFHLFCLRPILAAVPNGSWFCRSCSGHGKVQYFPLVQTKIIDFFRIHRSSERIQKPSQDSRKRRRASSLVVSKRRRKLLPFNPSEDPTRRLEQMASLATALTATGAEFSNELTYMTGMAPRSANRAALEQGGMQVLSKEDTETLHLCKNMMERGEWPPLMVVFDPREGFTVEADRFIKDLTIITEYVGDVDYLKNRENDDGDSMMTLISSANPSKSLVICPDKRSNIARFINGINNHTPKTSALVCR from the exons ATGGTTTCCGGTAAAGCCACCAGCGCGGTGGTGCTCCGCCGCAGGACCCAGGCCCCGAGGCCTCGCTCCGTCAGGTCGCGGCGGGATTACAGCGACGCCTACTGCCAGGAGTGTGGCTCCGGCGAGAACGCCGCCGAGATGCTGCTCTGCGACAAGTGCGACCTAGGGTTTCACCTCTTCTGCCTCCGGCCCATCCTCGCCGCCGTCCCAAATGGCTCCTGGTTCTGCCGTTCCTGTTCCGGCCACGGAAAAGTCCAAT ATTTTCCTCTTGTGCAAACAAAAATTATCGATTTCTTTCGCATTCATAGGTCTTCAGAACGAATCCAAAAGCCTAGCCAAG ACAGTCGAAAGAGAAGGCGAGCGAGTAGCTTGGTGGTGtcgaagaggaggaggaagctGTTGCCATTCAACCCAAGCGAGGATCCTACAAGGAGATTGGAACAGATGGCATCATTGGCCACGGCACTGACGGCAACCGGTGCAGAGTTCAGTAATGAACTTACTTATATGACCGGCATGGCCCCGAGATCAGCAAATCGCGCAGCACTGGAACAGGGTGGAATGCAG GTTTTGTCAAAAGAAGACACCGAAACCCTGCATTTGTGCAAGAACATGATGGAGAGAGGGGAATGGCCACCCCTTATGGTTGTTTTTGATCCCCGAGAAGG ATTCACTGTGGAAGCGGATAGATTTATCAAGGATTTAACTATAATAACGGAGTATGTCGGTGATGTTGATTACTTGAAAAATCGTGAAAACGATGATGGTGATAGCATGATGACGCTTATATCTTCTGCTAATCCTTCAAAAAGCCTTGTCATCTGTCCTGACAAACGCAGTAACATAGCTCGCTTCATAAATGGCATCAACAATCACACCCC GAAAACATCTGCACTAGTTTGTCGATGA
- the LOC127810554 gene encoding histone-lysine N-methyltransferase ATXR6 isoform X1, whose protein sequence is MVSGKATSAVVLRRRTQAPRPRSVRSRRDYSDAYCQECGSGENAAEMLLCDKCDLGFHLFCLRPILAAVPNGSWFCRSCSGHGKVQYFPLVQTKIIDFFRIHRSSERIQKPSQDSRKRRRASSLVVSKRRRKLLPFNPSEDPTRRLEQMASLATALTATGAEFSNELTYMTGMAPRSANRAALEQGGMQVLSKEDTETLHLCKNMMERGEWPPLMVVFDPREGFTVEADRFIKDLTIITEYVGDVDYLKNRENDDGDSMMTLISSANPSKSLVICPDKRSNIARFINGINNHTPDGKKKQNLKCVRFDVNGECRVLLVANRDIPKGERLYYDYNGYEHEYPTEHFI, encoded by the exons ATGGTTTCCGGTAAAGCCACCAGCGCGGTGGTGCTCCGCCGCAGGACCCAGGCCCCGAGGCCTCGCTCCGTCAGGTCGCGGCGGGATTACAGCGACGCCTACTGCCAGGAGTGTGGCTCCGGCGAGAACGCCGCCGAGATGCTGCTCTGCGACAAGTGCGACCTAGGGTTTCACCTCTTCTGCCTCCGGCCCATCCTCGCCGCCGTCCCAAATGGCTCCTGGTTCTGCCGTTCCTGTTCCGGCCACGGAAAAGTCCAAT ATTTTCCTCTTGTGCAAACAAAAATTATCGATTTCTTTCGCATTCATAGGTCTTCAGAACGAATCCAAAAGCCTAGCCAAG ACAGTCGAAAGAGAAGGCGAGCGAGTAGCTTGGTGGTGtcgaagaggaggaggaagctGTTGCCATTCAACCCAAGCGAGGATCCTACAAGGAGATTGGAACAGATGGCATCATTGGCCACGGCACTGACGGCAACCGGTGCAGAGTTCAGTAATGAACTTACTTATATGACCGGCATGGCCCCGAGATCAGCAAATCGCGCAGCACTGGAACAGGGTGGAATGCAG GTTTTGTCAAAAGAAGACACCGAAACCCTGCATTTGTGCAAGAACATGATGGAGAGAGGGGAATGGCCACCCCTTATGGTTGTTTTTGATCCCCGAGAAGG ATTCACTGTGGAAGCGGATAGATTTATCAAGGATTTAACTATAATAACGGAGTATGTCGGTGATGTTGATTACTTGAAAAATCGTGAAAACGATGATGGTGATAGCATGATGACGCTTATATCTTCTGCTAATCCTTCAAAAAGCCTTGTCATCTGTCCTGACAAACGCAGTAACATAGCTCGCTTCATAAATGGCATCAACAATCACACCCC GGATGGGAAGAAGAAACAGAACTTGAAATGTGTGAGATTCGATGTCAATGGCGAGTGTCGGGTTCTGCTGGTTGCAAACAGAGACATACCAAAGGGTGAGAGGTTGTACTATGACTACAATGGGTATGAGCATGAATATCCAACTGAGCACTTTATCTAG
- the LOC127788675 gene encoding uncharacterized protein LOC127788675, with protein MMGSFREEDEEFRFFDAHDDISPVSDCLETPGSSFRSDNSASSSFDYEVWTKIPQSVQERRSKFLNWMGLNSGQMVLKNQGDECRDLYKEEIDRIMKSSGAVLRTSCFEDEFSSSRSSMSSWSNGACDVLEESGSIISRNLGGGTECNADELGKKNMQNRPQGSGLAQLVVPDKFQNTCSSSPAVQQPRPRETEGGNNSGRTLNRVKSKWLSRLRSMTCIADRQGVADSIRPTNSRPTQGARVQRVKVRPCKKQVKELSALFMGQDIQAHKGSILTMKFSLDGRYLATAGEDGIVRVWQVVVDARSNEIDIPAVDPSCIYFTVNHLSELAPVVVEKEKLCKLKSLKKTEDSACVIFPPRVFRILEEPLHQFHGHNCEILDLSWSKNNFLLSSSVDKTVRLWQVGSEHCLKVFPHSNYVTCVQFNPVDNNHFISGSIDGKVRIWAITGCVVDWIDIRDIITAICYHPDGQGMIVGSMTGKCRFYNISDNHIHFEAQISLNSKKKAPWKRITGFQFFPQDPSKLMVTCADSQVRILQGLNVVGKYKGLRNTGNQLFASFTSDGKHIVSTSEDSNVYVWNCYDQKDLSRSQPKIIRSCERFSTNASIALPWSGFKFETLEKGWQFHVVDETLWDILPFPSPICFSLGQEFILESFPKGTATWPEEKLISSSQQAVSSVMHKSQYKFLRSSCQSTSSSHAWDLVIVTAGWDGRIRSFHNYGLPVAL; from the exons ATGATGGGTAGCTTCCGTGAAGAAGACGAAGAATTTAGATTCTTTGATGCCCATGATGACATTTCACCAGTCAGTGATTGCCTCGAGACTCCTGGTTCTAGTTTTCGTTCTGATAATAGTGCATCAAGTAGTTTCGACTATGAAGTGTGGACTAAAATCCCTCAAAGTGTTCAAGAGCGTCGTAGCAAATTCTTGAATTGGATGGGGCTGAACTCGGGTCAAATGGTCTTGAAGAATCAGGGGGATGAATGCCGTGATCTGTATAAGGAGGAGATAGACAGAATTATGAAGAGTAGTGGAGCAGTATTGAGAACTTCATGCTTTGAAGATGAGTTTTCTTCAAGCCGGTCTTCTATGTCAAGTTGGTCCAACGGTGCTTGTGATGTTCTGGAAGAATCTGGCTCCATCATAAGCAGAAATTTGGGTGGTGGAACAGAATGTAATGCAGATGAATTGGGGAAGAAGAATATGCAGAATAGACCTCAAGGATCAGGTTTGGCCCAATTGGTTGTGCCTGACAAGTTTCAGAACACTTGTAGTTCATCTCCAGCAGTTCAGCAGCCTAGGCCGAGAGAAACTGAGGGTGGTAACAATTCAGGCAGGACGTTGAATAGAGTAAAGAGCAAGTGGTTGAGCAGACTACGTTCCATGACATGCATTGCAGATAGGCAAGGGGTAGCTGATAGTATAAGACCGACTAACTCCAGGCCTACACAGGGGGCTAGGGTTCAGAGAGTTAAGGTTCGGCCTTGCAAAAAGCAGGTTAAGGAACTCTCTGCACTATTCATGGGACAAGATATTCAGGCACACAAAGGTTCAATTTTGACAATGAAATTCAGCCTTGATGGACGCTACCTTGCCACTGCTGGTGAAGATGGTATTGTGCGTGTATGGCAAGTGGTTGTGGATGCCAGATCAAATGAAATTGACATTCCAGCTGTTGATCCTTCATGCATTTATTTTACCGTGAATCATCTTTCTGAGTTGGCACCCGTTGTCGTGGAGAAAGAGAAGTTGTGCAAATTAAAGAGCCTAAAAAAAACTGAAGACTCAGCTTGTGTCATCTTCCCACCAAGGGTCTTCCGGATATTGGAGGAGCCACTACATCAATTCCACGGACACAACTGTGAGATCTTAGATCTGTCATGGTCAAAGAATAAT TTTCTGCTTTCATCTTCAGTTGATAAAACTGTGCGATTGTGGCAAGTGGGATCTGAGCATTGCCTTAAAGTTTTTCCACATAGTAATTACG TGACTTGCGTTCAGTTTAACCCTGTGGACAATAATCACTTTATCAGTGGTTCGATAGATGGGAAAGTTCGGATCTGGGCAATCACTGGTTGCGTTGTTGATTGGATAGATATAAGGGATATTATCACGGCCATATGTTATCACCCTGATGGGCAG GGTATGATTGTTGGCTCTATGACAGGGAAATGTCGCTTTTACAACATATCAG ATAATCATATCCATTTTGAAGCTCAGATAAGCTTAAACAGTAAGAAAAAGGCTCCATGGAAAAGGATAACTGGCTTCCAG TTCTTCCCGCAAGACCCAAGTAAACTAATGGTGACCTGTGCGGATTCACAAGTTAGAATTCTTCAGGGGCTTAATGTTGTTGGCAAATACAAAG GCCTTCGTAATACAGGAAACCAACTTTTTGCATCTTTCACGTCAGATGGAAAGCATATTGTATCCACTTCTGAAGATTCTAATGTGTATGTTTGGAACTGCTATGATCAGAAAGATCTTTCTAGGTCCCAGCCAAAAATAATTAGGTCTTGTGAACGCTTTTCGACTAATGCATCAATTGCTCTTCCTTGGTCTGGCTTCAAGTTTGAAACTTTGGAAAAAGGATGGCAATTTCATGTTGTGGATGAGACTTTGTGGGATATATTACCTTTCCCTTCGCCCATTTgtttctctcttggtcaggaGTTCATTTTAGAGTCTTTCCCCAAAGGAACTGCCACATGGCCAGAGGAGAAGCTTATTAGTTCAAGCCAACAGGCTGTGTCATCCGTCATGCATAAATCTCAATACAAGTTTCTGAGATCTTCTTGCCAGAGTACATCCAGTTCTCATGCCTGGGATCTCGTGATTGTCACTGCAGGCTGGGATGGACGAATTAGATCATTCCACAATTATGGTTTACCAGTAGCTCTTTGA